One stretch of Lacrimispora sphenoides DNA includes these proteins:
- a CDS encoding carbohydrate ABC transporter permease: protein MGKSMNIKKAVAYVFLSLLAFLCLFFFYCLIINATRSHPEISKGFSFIPGKSFGSNLYNVLHNKNLPVVYGIVNSLLIAGSSAALAVYVSALTAYAIHAYEFRLRNVAYLFIVLIMMIPNQVTTLGFLRMISKMGLMDSFVPLILPSMAAPVVFYFMVSYFESNLPLEIIESARIDGSHEFYTFNTIVIPIVKPALAVQGIFAFVASWNNYFVPSLVLKSNAKKTLPILIAQLRSADFLKFDMGQVYMLITIAIVPVAIIYLCLSKFIIGGVTAGSVKG, encoded by the coding sequence ATGGGCAAGTCGATGAATATAAAGAAGGCTGTTGCGTATGTATTTTTGTCACTTTTGGCGTTTTTATGCCTCTTCTTCTTTTATTGCCTGATCATAAATGCAACCAGGTCTCATCCAGAGATTTCAAAGGGATTTTCCTTTATTCCGGGTAAGTCCTTTGGTTCCAATTTGTATAACGTACTTCATAATAAGAATCTTCCGGTTGTATACGGGATCGTCAACAGTCTTCTGATAGCCGGAAGCTCTGCAGCGCTTGCGGTATATGTTTCTGCTCTGACTGCTTATGCCATTCATGCTTATGAATTCCGGCTGCGAAATGTGGCTTATCTGTTTATCGTTTTGATTATGATGATCCCCAATCAGGTAACGACCCTTGGTTTTTTAAGGATGATCAGCAAAATGGGGCTTATGGACAGTTTTGTCCCTCTTATCCTTCCTTCCATGGCTGCTCCGGTGGTGTTTTATTTCATGGTTTCCTATTTTGAGAGCAATCTTCCCCTTGAGATCATCGAATCGGCAAGAATCGATGGATCCCATGAATTCTACACCTTTAATACGATTGTAATTCCCATTGTCAAGCCGGCACTTGCGGTACAGGGGATCTTTGCATTCGTGGCTTCCTGGAATAATTACTTTGTACCCTCTTTGGTGCTGAAATCCAATGCCAAAAAGACATTGCCGATTCTGATTGCACAGCTTCGGAGTGCCGATTTCCTGAAGTTTGATATGGGGCAGGTTTATATGCTGATTACCATAGCAATTGTACCGGTAGCGATTATTTATTTATGCTTATCTAAATTTATTATCGGCGGTGTGACTGCCGGCAGTGTGAAAGGATAA
- a CDS encoding GH1 family beta-glucosidase, translating into MNFKKDFIWGTATSSYQIEGGAQEDGKGKSIWDVFAREEGRIFEGHTGELACDHYHRMKEDVALLGELGVKAYRFSISWPRIFPKGCGSLNKKGLKFYSDLVDELLKYGITPYVTLYHWDYPNELEMQGGWLNPESPEWFATYTEAVAKALGDRVKHFFTFNEPQIFTWLGYDKCIHAPGIKYPVERLLIMCRHIALAHGRAVQEIRKLIPDSRVGYAPTCGNAYWPVDETDELIDAARRLQNSFGKEDWIYSSAFWNELFLKGAFHDRCKELFGPLLPVITEEEQKLISQPLDFCGMNLYQGTSVNHDNQGKLLLGKLPVGHGKTGMGWPITPKAMYWAVRNFYETYRLPVIITENGMSALDVISLDGGVHDPGRIDYLKRYLTELERAITDGADVTGYFLWSFLDNFEWEKGYDDRFGIVFVDYESQTRIPKDSFYWYQDLIKETIQ; encoded by the coding sequence ATGAATTTCAAAAAAGACTTTATATGGGGGACTGCGACTTCATCGTACCAGATCGAGGGAGGCGCACAGGAAGATGGCAAAGGTAAGTCCATCTGGGATGTATTTGCCCGGGAGGAGGGAAGGATCTTTGAAGGACATACCGGAGAATTGGCATGTGATCATTACCACCGCATGAAAGAGGATGTAGCTCTGCTTGGAGAATTGGGAGTAAAAGCGTATAGGTTCTCTATTTCCTGGCCCAGAATTTTTCCAAAGGGCTGTGGTTCGTTAAATAAAAAAGGATTAAAGTTTTATTCCGATTTAGTGGATGAATTGCTGAAATACGGAATCACTCCTTATGTAACCCTGTATCACTGGGATTATCCCAATGAACTGGAGATGCAGGGCGGCTGGCTGAATCCGGAAAGTCCGGAATGGTTTGCCACTTATACGGAAGCCGTGGCAAAAGCATTGGGAGACCGTGTAAAGCATTTCTTTACGTTCAATGAACCGCAGATATTTACCTGGCTTGGATATGATAAATGCATTCATGCTCCCGGGATCAAATACCCGGTGGAAAGATTGCTTATCATGTGCCGTCATATTGCGCTGGCTCATGGAAGGGCGGTACAGGAGATAAGGAAATTGATACCGGACAGCAGGGTTGGTTATGCGCCTACCTGCGGTAATGCCTATTGGCCTGTTGATGAAACGGATGAACTGATCGATGCCGCCAGAAGGCTTCAGAATTCCTTTGGGAAAGAAGATTGGATTTACTCCTCCGCATTCTGGAATGAACTGTTTTTAAAAGGAGCATTTCATGACAGATGTAAAGAGTTGTTTGGGCCTCTGCTTCCGGTTATAACGGAAGAAGAACAAAAACTCATTAGCCAGCCTCTGGATTTTTGCGGGATGAACCTGTATCAGGGAACCTCAGTCAACCATGATAATCAGGGAAAGCTTTTGCTTGGAAAGCTCCCGGTCGGACATGGAAAGACCGGAATGGGTTGGCCGATTACGCCAAAGGCCATGTACTGGGCGGTCCGCAATTTTTATGAGACCTATCGGCTTCCTGTGATTATTACGGAAAATGGTATGTCTGCTCTTGATGTGATTTCCCTGGATGGGGGCGTTCATGACCCTGGCCGGATTGATTACCTAAAGCGTTATCTGACAGAGCTGGAGCGGGCAATTACTGATGGTGCGGATGTCACCGGGTATTTCCTTTGGAGTTTTTTAGATAACTTTGAATGGGAAAAGGGGTATGACGACAGATTCGGAATTGTTTTTGTAGATTATGAAAGCCAGACCAGGATTCCTAAGGACAGTTTTTATTGGTACCAGGATTTAATAAAGGAAACAATTCAATAA